The nucleotide sequence tatatccgattcaactcaataatcatacaaatgatcagacctgccttttgcctccttcccctcctctccctgcctcctcacatattcatagaaacaaaagcaaaagaaaatatttcctataggaaacttcactaaacttgcaaagtaaatcagacatatttaaagtgaccatctcaactatatcaactgtcttaataatgttgcttcctcccagctaaaacaagttcagcacagtacatgtcttctttctattctttgggctgattgcaggtgttgccaccactcaccatatgctcagaagcacgttaccaaattcttccaagctacacaggaagtggattggactgtgaaagaccaacccacatggtgtttgcattttgtcaggtttgtaggacagtacaatatctgagagaggagttcaggtcttttccctgctttttaaagtttggtagaaatatctgtgggctataggtacattcttaaactgcaaggttttttgtgtattagtgaatttatttttaGCTATCTGTTTGCGAGTCAAACGAAAAACCTCTGGCTCAAAATGTCAATTTCTATACATAAAACAAACCTCGACCCATTAACACAACCACAAGTAGTTTTAATCAGCTCATGTTGATTTGATTTTCAGCTGTGTAGTCCCTGGGCTGAAACAGTAATGTAGAATTCTCTGTATATTAATTTTACATTTGACCACACCTGCAATTTTCAGTTTATTTCATGCCCTAAAACCCAATCCACAAAGGGTTCACTACAGCAGGTTGGATGTGACAAGGTACAGATAAATATGCAACAAAATCGTGGTATTTTAGCaggcagatggaggaaggggtacgATTTACATGTCTAAATGCTTCCCGTTAAAGATTCCCCTTGCATTTAGAAAACGCAAGACTGAACcgttctgttcttcccagcatggaGACACACTTCATGGGGGATTAGATTAGCGTCTGTCAGTCGCCCAGCTGTAAAGGCATAAAAAAGCAGGCGCATGAACGCACGCTAGTTGTTTAGGCTTCCAATCCTGACCCGCTTCTTATTGCAAACCACCAACTCCATCAGGGTCCTACCTAGCCACGCCCTACCTAACGTGCACAAAATGACGGTCGGTAGACGCGAAGCATTACTCTGCTTCAAAATGGCTCCAGCGGCGAAGGGCAGAAGGCAGCGTGCCCTACGAGAAGATGGCGACCTTGAAACTTGAATTCGCTGACATCAATAGCCTGGCTTTAAGATGGCGGAAGCAAGCCGCGGGCTGGGGTTGTTGCTCCCTCCTCCAAGATGGCCGCTGCAGCTGCTTGAAGGCAGAATTGCGTTATTGTCCACGTGATGTAAAAGTGTTATTCTAAGATGGCGGCGCCCATGCTCAGAGGTGTGAGGCCCAGAGGCTGGAATCTGTGTACTGTTAGGCGCTATTTAGTAGAAGTGCCCCGGAGAGGTAGGATTCATTGGAATTCAGTAGATGAGAAAGCTGCGCGGCGAAAGGCTATTATTGCAAATAATGGCTCTTTGCTACTATGGACTTTTCCCGTTTTCTATTATGCGGGATTGGTGTCCTTTTTAGGCTTGCTGCTACCTATGTTTTGGGTAAGCTTCAGTGCTTATACTTGCCTTGTTGGTAAGTAGAAATTTAGTAGGCAAACGGTTCCCTATCTTCATATTGGGCAGAACTgcacctgtttaatttctgcctgttgcGATACTAATTAAAGGCGTAGGAGCTCTGCCGAATCTAATCTTTTCCACTTTTCGCTTAGAGTCGATTCCGCTATGTAGTTAATGCGCCCCGGAGACAGGTCCTTCATAGAGAGGGTTGCTTCTTTTAGGGCCACGGAACATTTTTTGGTGgcactccttttttttttgacCACAAAAACAGGAAAAGTATCATTTACAAAGTGACATTTTTGCCAGAACAACGGGAGGGTTTCTTTCTTTGTGTTGGTTCAGTGTGTTTTCTCAGTGTGTTTTCTATAGTAGACAGCCTGATCTTAAAGAAAGAGTTGTGTAAAGAGACTGTATGATGCTTTTGCTTCGTTATGTATTTAAGTATAACGGGTTATATCCAAAAGAGTTCtcctcagagtagaaccattgaaattaatggacatgacttacatccattaatttcagtggatctactctgagtatgactaacattggatataacccattaGTTTAAAATTAGGGTTATAGGTGATGAAAAAccatgttggactacgacctgagagaccaggatttgaatccccacacagccatgaagctcactgggtgaccttgggccagtcactgcctctcagtttcagaggaaggcaatggtaaaccccttctgaatgccacttatcatgaaaaccctgttcatagggtcgccctttTCACCCTGCCTTGTAATTTTTATGCACTGCTTACTCTCATTATCTTAAATTCTATCTTGTGTATTTTTAAAGTTGTGAATTTATAGCTTGTTTTGTTATATACATAAAGATTTTTGTATTAAGCCGTATCAGTTCTATAAATAAGCTTAAACACAAAGCTGAATTTCATATTATTGTTGCTATTTATAATGCTTTGTGGCCTCCCATGAAAGATTCTTGATGTTAAGAAACTCTTTGAGATGTAGATTACTATCAAAGGAGTACTTTATCCagtagaagaaaaataaaaagtgaaaGTTGTTAGAAATAAAATGAACCCCCAATTAACAGTAGGAGTCTGTCCACATAATATTAACAAACATCCCACTACATTTTATCAATAgtgttgtatttttacaaattctcCACAGCATGATCTAGTCTACATGATATTGCAGAGGCACAGTTACTTCTCTTTCCCTTTAAAAACCTTATAGCTGCCTTACAGAAGAGGAGGGTGTATAgccattgatgatgatgattccaaCTTTTCCCcaaagagttcaaggtggcatacatggttctctccctccccattttatcctcacaataaccctgtgagataggttctgactggcccaaggttacctagtgagtggggatttgacctCCCAGGTCCTACTCTTAACTGCTATGCCACACTCGATGGATACTCTCTGACACTTGGCTGTAAAGTGGAAGAGtgctcatccagtaaaacattaGCAAGCTGCAATATGGCACTACCCAGATACCTTCCAAATGACTGCGTTAGCAACCATAGTGTCTGTGGGAATTGTATTTTTCTGGGAGAAAATGCTGTGAGTTGActgacctcactgtttataaTCCCCCCATCAACACATCACTGCAACTCGGGCTAACAGAATGGATCTGATTAAATGGATTGTAGTTTACaaaaacttatgccataataaaagtgTTATTCTTTAAGGTGCTATAAGACTACTTGTTCTTTTTGCTGTAAAATGTTTGATTAACATTGCTACTGCTCTAGAAATTCCTTCAAAGATACATTTTAACTGATACTTAGCCTGATATATTACCAAGTAACCTATAAAAGCCTCTTGCAATTCTTGTAATTTATTAGGATGTTTCCTATGGTATTTTTCTCATTGAAATTTAACCTCCAGATTTTGGATTCATAAAGGCAGGTTTGTGGTGTTGCTTTTCAAGGCAACCCACGCCCTGTGATTTCCACTGGAAGCTTTCTTGAGTCTTTCTACTTAAAAATATATAGAGTAGAAAACTAGATCTGTTCCTTGATTGTATCCCCCCCCAATTATTTAACTTACATCTGTTTTAAGACAACTTATACTAAGCACTCACGCCCTGTATTTTCCACTGGAAGCTTTCTTGAGTCtttctatttaaaaatatatagaatAGAAAACTATATCCGTTCCTTGATTGTACTTTCCCCAATATTTAACTTACATCTGTTTTAACAACTTATACTAAGCACCTGCTTTACTTAAACCATGTGGTAGCTGcttaggttttgttttttaacaaaacTTCTACATTTGGCATCCAGGTATCATCCTGTAATACTATTAAAGCTGGGGTACAATCATGTTTTGTGAGGTGCTGGTGAAGCTTCCCACAGAAAGCACTTACAGGCTGGCACAGGGAGTCCTGTAGAATGAGCTGAGCTTTCCATCTTTTAACAACTTAAATGATTTCCTTAGAGCCCTGGCTAGTTTATCCGTATGtcatttacagtgcagtcctatgcatgtctacttgggAGCAAGTCTCACTGAGTGTACAAGTCCTTAGCTTTAATATACGAGACCCAGACTTAAGATTTAGTGACAGTATACTTAAGAGCTGGTTCCAAAGACATCATTTCATTGTTGTTATTTCCTCTGCTTTGCTTATGCTATTTCCCTTGATACCTACCAACATAAAACTTGCATATTTATCTGTCCTAGCCCTTTTAGTAAACTAAAGGAAGGACTCCATAAACCCTAACTTTATCTTTAAGAATAAAGCTCCCTACTAGCTCTACAGTGTTTAAGTGATTCATCAGATGAATCAATTGGGGttaaatcctatacatacttacttgggaataagtcccattgatctcagTGGAGTTTACCTTGgaatagatatgtataggattgcactgttaaattaTCCCTAATGaattgaacattttttttaaaaaacacattaaatataaataatagaAAACACTATGGGGGACAGGCACCATTTTAAAGAGGCATCTTTCTCTTATGTAAGTGTCATCCTTTTCTAAACTGATGTGTGCTATATCTTCATGCATAATCTGGAAAAAAAACCAGACTTTGTTTTTAGAACAATTGTTTTTTATTCTTATGCAAACTGAGGTAGTTTTTAATTGATCAACTAAGATTTCTTTTAATTGGAGGTTAGCCCTACTCTCTTACCCCTCTCCCCACCAAGTCAATGTCTTAGGCTGTGTCTGCAGGATTTAATTAAGTATACACACCATCTGTTCATGATATTAAATGTATATTGCTGTTACAGGATATTTACTTCTAGGTAAATGTAACTTCATAGTTCCTCCTTAATTCAACAACAAAAGGTTCAAATTTAAttgtaaggcagggatggggagcctgtggccctccaggtgttgctggactacagccatTGGCCGTGGTGGCTGTAGTTGAGGGGGGCCCCCACCAAATTGCTTGGTGATCACAGCATAAAACAGTTCTGTTAATCTTCTGGATTCCTTTCTGAGAAGCAGCAAAAATTCAGTGCTCATATATAATTTTTCTCTTATTGCAGAGATCACTTTCAAGCTAGATGAGAGAACAGCCCACAGCAGCTTGGACTTAATCAAAAAGGACACTGGTGTCCTTTATCGTATGCTGGGGATTGACCGCACCAGAGTTCCCCAGAATCCTGAACGCTTTAGGGAGTGGGCGGTAGTACTGGGTGACACCACTATATCCAGTGGGTATCATTACTGGGAAGTGACTGTCAAACGATCGCAGCAGTTCCGCATAGGGATAGCTGATGTAGATGTCTCTCGGGAAGGCTGCGTTGGAGTGGATGAGCGCTCCTGGGTCTTTGCCTATGCTAACCGGCGCTGGAATGCCATGTTTGCCAATGAGACTACTCCAATCAGCAACATCGGCCACCCAGAGAGAGTGGGTCTGCTCTTGGACTACGATGGCAAGAAACTCAGCTTGGTGGATGTAAGCAAACATGTATTCATCCACAGCATTTTTGCTGAGTTCCAAGGCCCCGTGGTGCCTGCCTTTGCCCTCTGGGATGGTGAACTACTAACTCATTCAGGCCTTGATGTACCTGAGAAACTCAACAGGAACTGAAAACCTTTCAAATTTGATGATGCTTGCTTACATGGACACTTGGCCTGGAAGATTGCACTCTTCAGAGTGGCACCTAGGAAAGGAAATAGCCTTGTCATTGTTATACAAGCCAGAGGAAAATATTATGCCTTTTGATTCCAGGTTGAAATCTATCCCAGTTTGGAATGAAGTAAGATTTTATTCAAAGCAGTCAGTGACAGGGCCGCATTCTAACCTTCTACCTCTGCTCCCTTATGCTTGCATTAAATGAAATTCACTGTCCACGGATTTGGGATGTGTTTGGCTTACATCAGCTTTGTGGGTTTGTCTATACAGAAAACTAGCTTGGGTTGTTCTACGGTTATTTGAAAGAGCAAGTTTGTTTCTTGATAGCTATTGTGTATGATCAGCTTCACCTTTTGCTGCTCTTATCCCATGTCTTTTAGTGATCTGAAGCACCCTCTTGCTCAGCCAAAGTATCTACTTGAGCTTTCAGAGGTCTGCAGACAGGAAACTTCCACTTTGATAGGAACCTCTGTACAATGCATAGCCACTGTTGCCCTCTGCTGGTCCAGTGGAAGGACAACCAAGCTTACATCTGATCCGATGGTAACTCGGTGACATGCCCAGTGGGTCTCTAATCCTCCTGTACTGAGAGACTTTGCTGGCATAAGGAATTACTCTCTTCATATGCAACCCAATAATCTTGTCCCACTTCATCATACCCTGTCTTAATAGGAGTTTCTCTTGACAGGGCTTAATCTATATTTAGTGGAGCAGCCATAACGTAATACAGGTCAAACCAGCATAGTTCTGCTGTCCAGCCTAAGAGATTTGGGGGTTGAGGTATTGGCAGAAAGGTTTTGATCCAAATAGCCAAACGCACCCTATTCACAATTCTCTCTGATTTATACCACGCTGACAGGTTTTCTAGAGACAGACTTTGTTTTATGAAACACAACTGAAAGACAAGGAGCTGTTTTTGAATCCGGAAGAGCAGCCCTTTGTCCTGCATTTGTGTCAGCTATGTGTGTTGGCAGTTGTGTACCCATcacaattaataaaaataagcttATCTAAAACAGTGTTGTCTATCGGTGCTGTCCTAGGCTACTTGGACTGAGAAGTGGTTTTTTCTGAAAATGTCCATGTTTTAAGGAAGGGTAAAAATAAAAACGTAGGTCAGTGTAAGGATTGACCTACAAAGCCTATAGCAATGCCTGTTTGCTCTCCGGCAGAGGAACACCATGAGACTTGACTGTGGCAAGTTGGGTGGTCTTTTAGAAGCAATAGAATAGAGGCTCTGCGAGGAAGAGCCTTGCCCTTTGGAAGCCTAACACAACTGCTCCTCCTCTGAATTTCTCTCTTGCTCTTTATTCCAGGGTGTAATTTTGAGTACCCTTATTAgacccatggaattcagtgggacttacttcctaaaTACTGAATGGGTTGTCAGGGTCCagctagtgcaacaggacttccccctcctaaatctgttctcagggttcccccaaccctcctaaGCACATTTGGGGAAGGTGCAGGGTGTACATAGGGGAAGTCCCAATGCACTAGCTATAAACTTGCACTAACGGGTCAAATGAGATTAATACTGCCCAATAGGCTTAAGGTTGTACTGTAACTATATACTCATCTACCTCCTGATCTTTACCATTTTTATCCTCAGATTTGGAAAACTTTGCCCTAGCTTTCTAGACATCTTTGCTCTACAAGTGGTAGAAAACTTAGGCCCAGAAAGATTGTCTGTCTCTTTCTCAAGAAGCGTAGGAAGAACTGCTTGAGGTAGGTGTGGAACTTGTCCCTTTTTCCTCTTCACAGCTGATGTTTTACAGTatttttgttccacttttgtaAGCCATCCTGACAAATTGTATATCAAATGGcaataaaaaaaaaccaaagctttcccccaGTTACATAAACTGTATAAATACTGGAAATGCATGGTAGGACTCCTAACATTTGAAGGCAGGGAGCAGCGGAAAGTCACAGAGAAGTAGAAAGTGCAGGTCCAGAGATGTGCACATGTTTCCTCTAATCTGTTAAACAGCTGATTTAGGTGGGTGGATGGAAATCTTTACAAGGGATAACAGTGTAGGAGTAAGGAGTAACACCCCAGTTTTGTGCTCCTAATCactttttgtcaaaatgtaaagaaatagaaTATCCAGTTGAAGATCTCTGACTCATCTACTTGGCCCTTCAATGCCTTTGGCCTACCTAGCAGTGCCTGCTTAGATCTACAGGCAGTGTGAACTGGTGGTGCTAAGAGATAAGCTCCCGCCATTGGCTACTAGGGTAGTTTCTGTGGACTCTTAAAGCCACAAACCAGGACTCTCATTTACCATTGTGCCACCAAATAAGTTTTGAGCTTGTGCATGGAACTAACCGggtgtgttgttgttgagagAATGACCACAAAGGAGGAGCCTAGAGAAAAGAGGATGGACTTTTACCCCCTCCCTGTCTCAGCCTAAGCAGCAGTAAGTCTATTGGTGTGTCTCTCTCCTTTCAGAAATGAGAACGTGACTTCTAGTAAATTTGTGCAGAAATGCAACTAATATCTGATATAACATGACATTTTCACACCATGCTTTCTAAGTTCTCCTTGGAAAGGTCATTAGATGCTTCCTCAGTCTGTCTGGCCCCCAATACCTAGGTGTCTTGGTAATCCTTGAGTAACTTCATCACTTCCAGGTGATTAAATTGGGTAGCATCATCCAAGGCAATGCTCCCCCACCTGCAGAGAA is from Rhineura floridana isolate rRhiFlo1 chromosome 3, rRhiFlo1.hap2, whole genome shotgun sequence and encodes:
- the SPRYD4 gene encoding SPRY domain-containing protein 4 isoform X1 yields the protein MAAPMLRGVRPRGWNLCTVRRYLVEVPRREITFKLDERTAHSSLDLIKKDTGVLYRMLGIDRTRVPQNPERFREWAVVLGDTTISSGYHYWEVTVKRSQQFRIGIADVDVSREGCVGVDERSWVFAYANRRWNAMFANETTPISNIGHPERVGLLLDYDGKKLSLVDVSKHVFIHSIFAEFQGPVVPAFALWDGELLTHSGLDVPEKLNRN
- the SPRYD4 gene encoding SPRY domain-containing protein 4 isoform X4 encodes the protein MAAPMLREITFKLDERTAHSSLDLIKKDTGVLYRMLGIDRTRVPQNPERFREWAVVLGDTTISSGYHYWEVTVKRSQQFRIGIADVDVSREGCVGVDERSWVFAYANRRWNAMFANETTPISNIGHPERVGLLLDYDGKKLSLVDVSKHVFIHSIFAEFQGPVVPAFALWDGELLTHSGLDVPEKLNRN
- the SPRYD4 gene encoding SPRY domain-containing protein 4 isoform X2, whose product is MDFSRFLLCGIGVLFRLAATYVLEITFKLDERTAHSSLDLIKKDTGVLYRMLGIDRTRVPQNPERFREWAVVLGDTTISSGYHYWEVTVKRSQQFRIGIADVDVSREGCVGVDERSWVFAYANRRWNAMFANETTPISNIGHPERVGLLLDYDGKKLSLVDVSKHVFIHSIFAEFQGPVVPAFALWDGELLTHSGLDVPEKLNRN
- the SPRYD4 gene encoding SPRY domain-containing protein 4 isoform X3; this translates as MFWVSFSAYTCLVEITFKLDERTAHSSLDLIKKDTGVLYRMLGIDRTRVPQNPERFREWAVVLGDTTISSGYHYWEVTVKRSQQFRIGIADVDVSREGCVGVDERSWVFAYANRRWNAMFANETTPISNIGHPERVGLLLDYDGKKLSLVDVSKHVFIHSIFAEFQGPVVPAFALWDGELLTHSGLDVPEKLNRN